One part of the Aspergillus luchuensis IFO 4308 DNA, chromosome 5, nearly complete sequence genome encodes these proteins:
- a CDS encoding uncharacterized protein (COG:S;~EggNog:ENOG410PI6S;~SECRETED:SignalP(1-24);~antiSMASH:Cluster_5.17), whose amino-acid sequence MIPHRSTALITIVVFVALVLVIFSSSPVTDPSTGEEVSGPAKYVPHPKLPSLNNLHLPSFHPTVHTPPEPQPNSTSGESKWFSDWSWINPFSSSITLDENRSVLPPLRNRPFIYTYYEPNKGNDREEDNADAQLLLAWRRAWFAQGFRPVILGPGEAMNNQLYELVQPLSLKPELESELFRWLAWGHMGDGMLADWHCFPMARYDNALLTYLRRGTDPSLITRFDGFGNALFSGEKSRINDAIKEAMNKVDDKSTSLIDLLPTEFFKVEEPSALALYDSAAITSHYPTVAERIVSSPTAGRLALAELINAHLHNTFQNSFPAGVAVLKPFPEHTTALVEPALRLAKALVQCPSSPVPRSCPPNSPKCHPCDAEKPMQISQPATYRNTTQVFTIGTLPHPFTLISLQQDSTEVTTRHIRRETDRDVWLAEVTKEHLGTDIGGSARAVVFKRAVADDAVVGTSLWMTVESLPPQAGQSLPSELLDEFEWQFGFKIPRDGKVDAKNEEEKKESVQQANPSEQGVEKEYGILKQAREYLKGKDTNRIGITDVAEAWNLADTEVWRFVRAYRARSVVERKKWEEEEKDFIGAKPKSTHH is encoded by the exons ATGATCCCTCATCGGAGCACGGCTCTCATTACCATCGTCGTCTTTGTCGCCCTTGTCTTGgttatcttctcctcctctccagtAACCGACCCATCGACTGGCGAAGAAGTCTCCGGTCCGGCCAAATATGTCCCTCACCCGAAACTTCCTTCGTTAAATAACCTGCATCTGCCATCGTTTCACCCGACAGTGCATACCCCTCCGGAACCGCAACccaacagcaccagcggCGAGTCCAAGTGGTTCAGCGACTGGTCGTGGATCAACCCTTTTTCGTCATCTATCACCCTCGATGAAAACCGTTCcgtcctccctcctcttagAAATCGCCCATTCATCTACACGTACTACGAGCCCAACAAAGGAAACGACCGGGAGGAGGATAATGCGGACGCGCAGCTGCTTCTCGCCTGGCGCAGGGCTTGGTTTGCGCAGGGTTTCCGCCCCGTCATTCTTGGCCCTGGGGAAGCCATGAACAATCAGCTTTACGAGCTTGTCCAGCCATTGAGTCTGAAGCCGGAGCTTGAAAGTGAGCTGTTCCGGTGGCTAGCCTGGGGTCACATGGGTGATGGTATGCTTGCGGATTGGCACTGCTTCCCCATGGCTCGATACGATAATGCTCTTCTCACTTATCTGCGTCGGGGCACTGATCCCTCCCTTATCACCCGCTTCGATGGCTTCGGGAATGCTTTATTCTCTGGAGAGAAGTCGCGTATCAACGATGCAATCAAGGAAGCTATGAACAAGGTGGATGACAAGTCCACCTCTCTGATCGATCTTCTCCCGACCGAGTTCTTCAAGGTGGAAGAGCCTAGCGCTTTGGCTCTGTATGACTCGGCTGCCATTACTAGCCACTACCCTACGGTTGCTGAGAGGATTGTCTCTTCGCCTACTGCTGGGCGATTGGCCTTGGCTGAGTTGATCAATGCCCACTTGCACAACACTTTCCAAAATTCCTTCCCTGCAGGCGTTGCTGTCTTGAAACCATTTCCCGAGCATACTACGGCTCTGGTGGAACCGGCCCTACGGCTTGCCAAAGCCCTGGTGCAATGTCCTAGTTCTCCCGTTCCCCGCTCGTGCCCTCCGAACTCGCCAAAATGTCATCCCTGCGATGCTGAAAAGCCCATGCagatcagccagccagcgacCTACAGGAATACGACCCAAGTTTTCACGATCGGGACTCTACCTCATCCTTTTACCCTCATTAGTCTGCAGCAGGATTCCACCGAGGTCACAACGCGGCACATTCGCCGCGAGACAGACCGTGATGTATGGTTGGCCGAAGTGACCAAAGAGCACCTCGGTACTGACATCGGCGGTTCCGCGAGAGCTGTTGTGTTTAAGAGAGCCGTTGCCGATGACGCCGTTGTAGGCACCTCGCTATGGATGACTGTCGAGTCGCTGCCTCCTCAGGCCGGGCAGTCTCTCCCGTCAGAGCTCTTGGACGAGTTTGAGTGGCAGTTTGGTTTCAAGATCCCTCGTGATGGCAAGGTCGATGCaaagaatgaagaagagaagaaggaatccGTCCAACAGGCCAACCCGAGTGAGCAAGGTGTTGAGAAGGAGTACGGAATCCTGAAACAGGCACGAGAGTACCTGAAGGGCAAAGATACCAACCGAATTGGTATTACTGATGTGGCAGAGGCCTGGAACTTGGCAGACACGGAAGTCTGGCGGTTCGTGAGAGCATACCG TGCGCGCAGCGTCGTAGAACGCAAGaaatgggaggaagaagaaaaggactTCATTGGAGCCAAGCCAAAA AGTACTCACCACTAG
- a CDS encoding putative xanthine dehydrogenase HxA (COG:F;~EggNog:ENOG410PHQC;~InterPro:IPR036683,IPR008274,IPR005107,IPR036318, IPR036856,IPR036884,IPR001041,IPR006058,IPR002888, IPR000674,IPR016208,IPR002346,IPR016166,IPR037165, IPR036010;~PFAM:PF02738,PF00111,PF00941,PF03450,PF01799, PF01315;~SMCOG1293:aldehyde oxidase and xanthine dehydrogenase;~antiSMASH:Cluster_5.17;~go_function: GO:0005506 - iron ion binding [Evidence IEA];~go_function: GO:0009055 - electron transfer activity [Evidence IEA];~go_function: GO:0016491 - oxidoreductase activity [Evidence IEA];~go_function: GO:0046872 - metal ion binding [Evidence IEA];~go_function: GO:0050660 - flavin adenine dinucleotide binding [Evidence IEA];~go_function: GO:0051536 - iron-sulfur cluster binding [Evidence IEA];~go_function: GO:0051537 - 2 iron, 2 sulfur cluster binding [Evidence IEA];~go_function: GO:0071949 - FAD binding [Evidence IEA];~go_process: GO:0055114 - oxidation-reduction process [Evidence IEA]) → MAPGILESPKPTVAASKAVTLAQLTEDWDDTIRFYLNGTKVVLDSINPEVTLLEYLRGIGLTGTKLGCAEGGCGACTVVVSHFNPTTKKLYHASVNACLAPLISVDGKHVITVEGIGDVKNPHAVQQRLAVGNGSQCGFCTPGIVMSLYALLRNNSAPTEHDVEEAFDGNLCRCTGYRPILDAAQSFTAPKGCGKSLANGGTGCCMDKRDGAGGCCKQSSADTTDGDAPRFTPPDFIEYSPGTELIFPPQLHKHEFRPLVLGNKKKKWYRPVTLEQLLEIKAVHPDAKIIGGSTETQIEVKFKAMRYSASVYVGDIPELRQYSLKDDHLEIGANVSLTDLESICDEALERYGPLRGQPFNAIKKQLRYFAGRQIRNVASPAGNLATASPISDLNPVFVATNTVLVAMSLGEVIEIPMSQFFKGYRSTALPPNAIIACLRVPVASETGEYLRAYKQSKRKDDDIAIVNAALRVSLSPSHDVQSVNLVFGGLAPMTVSARNAEAFLAGKKFTNPATLEGTMGALEKDFDLKFGVPGGMATYRKSLALGFFYRFYHDVLSSIQVTEADVDEDVIAEIERAISSGEKDHEASAAYQQKILGKASPHVSALKQATGEAQYTDDMPLMKNELYGCMVLSTKAHARILSVDTSAALDIPGVANYVDHTDLPNPKANWWGAPNCDEVFFAVDEVTTAGQPIGMILATSAKIAEEGARAVKVEYEELPAILSMEEAIEAESFFEHSRFIKCGDPESAFKEADYVFTGQSRMGGQEHFYLETQACVAIPKLEDGEMEIWSGTQNPTETQTYVAQVTGVAANKIVSRVKRLGGGFGGKETRSVQLAGICATAAAKAKLPVRCMLNRDEDIATSGQRHPFFCRWKVGVTKEGKLLAFDADVYANGGHTQDLSGAVVERALSHIDGVYKIPNMHVRGRICKTNTVSNTAFRGFGGPQGMFFAECMISEVADHLQIPVEQLRWQNMYKPGDKTHYNQELKDWHVPLMYKQVMDESSYEERRKAVEEYNKKHKWSKRGMALIPTKFGISFTALFLNQAGALVHIYHDGSVLVAHGGVEMGQGLHTKMTMIAAEALGVPQSNVFISETATNTVANTSSTAASASSDLNGYAIYNACEQLNERLRPYREKMPGAPMKDLAHAAYFDRVNLSAQGYYRTPDIGYVWGENKGQMFFYFTQGVTAAEVQIDTLTGDWTPLRADIKMDVGRTINPSIDYGQIEGAFIQGQGLFTTEESLWHRASGQIFTKGPGNYKIPGFRDIPQIFNVSLLKDVEWENLRTIQRSRGVGEPPLFMGSAVFFAIRDALKAARQQWNVQEVLRLESPATPERIRVSCADPIIERARVMPKDGEKSFFVAI, encoded by the exons ATGGCCCCAGGCATTTTAGAATCACCAAAGCCAACGGTGGCTGCCAGCAAGGCTGTCACCTTGGCTCAGCTCACAGAGGATTGGGATGACACTATTCGTTTCTATCTAAACGGTACAAAGGTCGTTCTCGACTCGATCAATCCTGAAGTCACGCTATTGGAGTATCTGCGGGGTATCGGCCTGACAGGCACCAAGCTAGGGTGTGCGgaaggtggttgtggtgcTTGCACAGTG GTTGTATCGCATTTTAatccgacgacgaagaagcttTACCATGCCTCAGTCAACGCTTGTCTCGCCCCCTTGATCAGTGTAGACGGGAAGCATGTTATAACCGTGGAAGGTATCGGCGATGTGAAGAATCCCCATGCTGTTCAACAACGGCTTGCGGTTGGAAATGGAAGTCAGTGTGGTTTCTGTACGCCGGGTATTGTCATG AGCCTCTATGCCCTCCTACGTAATAACTCCGCGCCGACCGAACACGACGTCGAAGAAGCATTTGACGGGAATCTCTGTCGTTGCACCGGGTACAGACCCATATTGGATGCTGCTCAGAGCTTCACCGCTCCCAAGGGCTGCGGGAAATCCCTGGCCAACGGTGGAACAGGTTGTTGCATGGATAAGCGGGACGGTGCTGGGGGTTGCTGCAAGCAGTCATCGGCAGACACCACAGATGGAGATGCACCGAGATTCACGCCGCCCGATTTTATCGAATACAGTCCGGGCACGGAGCTGATTTTCCCGCCTCAGCTCCACAAGCACGAATTTCGACCTTTGGTCCTCgggaataagaaaaagaagtggTACCGTCCGGTCACCCTTGAACAATTATTGGAGATCAAGGCTGTACACCCCGATGCTAAAATCATCGGAGGAAGCACGGAGACACAGATTGAGGTTAAGTTCAAGGCGATGAGGTACAGTGCCTCTGTCTACGTCGGTGATATTCCGGAACTACGTCAGTATTCGCTCAAGGACGACCATCTCGAGATCGGGGCAAATGTCTCCTTGACCGACCTCGAATCAATCTGTGATGAAGCCCTCGAGCGCTATGGGCCGTTGCGAGGCCAGCCGTTCAACGCCATCAAGAAGCAACTCCGCTATTTTGCAGGAAGGCAAATCCGCAATGTCGCGTCACCAGCAGGAAACCTGGCTACAGCATCTCCAATCTCTGACCTGAACCCGGTCTTTGTGGCTACCAACACTGTCCTTGTAGCCATGTCGTTGGGTGAAGTCATTGAGATTCCTATGAGCCAGTTCTTCAAGGGCTATCGATCCACTGCGCTCCCGCCTAATGCTATTATCGCTTGTTTACGGGTCCCAGTTGCGTCCGAAACGGGAGAATATCTGCGTGCCTACAAGCAGTCGAAGCGAAAGGATGATGACATCGCGATAGTGAACGCAGCTTTGCGCGTCtcactttctccttctcatgaTGTGCAGAGCGTGAATCTAGTCTTCGGAGGGCTGGCCCCAATGACCGTGTCCGCACGCAATGCAGAGGCCTTTTTGGCTGGCAAGAAGTTCACCAACCCTGCTACCCTTGAGGGTACCATGGGTGCTTTAGAGAAGGATTTTGACTTGAAGTTCGGTGTTCCTGGGGGTATGGCGACTTACAGGAAGTCTCTCGCCTTGGGATTCTTCTACCGGTTCTATCACGATGTATTGTCTTCCATCCAGGTCACGGAGGCAgatgttgatgaagatgtcATTGCCGAAATTGAAAGAGCCATTTCATCCGGTGAGAAAGACCACGAGGCTTCTGCAGCATATCAACAGAAGATTCTCGGAAAGGCTAGTCCTCATGTCTCTGCACTAAAGCAAGCTACCGGAGAAGCACAGTACACTGATGACATGCCTTTGATGAAGAACGAGCTTTACGGCTGCATGGTTCTTTCGACCAAGGCACATGCTCGTATTCTGAGTGTGGACACTTCAGCAGCTCTCGATATTCCTGGCGTTGCTAATTACGTGGATCACACCGATCTCCCTAACCCCAAAGCCAATTGGTGGGGAGCTCCAAATTGCGATGAAGTTTTCTTCGCGGTTGATGAGGTCACGACTGCTGGTCAGCCCATTGGTATGATTCTCGCAACGTCGGCCAAGATCGCGGAGGAGGGTGCGAGAGCGGTCAAAGTAGAATATGAAGAGCTACCAGCAATCTTGAGTatggaagaagccatcgAGGCTGAATCGTTCTTTGAACACTCCCGCTTCATCAAATGTGGTGATCCAGAGAGTGCTTTCAAAGAAGCAGACTATGTCTTTACTGGACAGTCTAGAATGGGTGGTCAGGAACATTTTTACCTGGAAACTCAGGCTTGTGTTGCTATCCCTAAgcttgaggatggcgagATGGAGATCTGGAGTGGAACACAAAACCCTACGGAAAC GCAAACATACGTTGCACAAGTAACTGGTGTAGCTGCCAACAAAATCGTGTCTCGGGTAAAGCGACTTGGAGGTGGCTTTGGTGGCAAAGAGACACGTTCGGTCCAGCTGGCTGGTATCTGTGCCACAGCTGCTGCAAAGGCTAAGTTGCCCGTGCGGTGCATGCTCAATCGCGACGAGGACATTGCTACTTCAGGTCAACGCCATCCATTCTTCTGCCGCTGGAAGGTGGGAGTGACGAAAGAAGGTAAACTGCTTGCATTTGATGCGGATGTGTACGCCAACGGTGGTCACACCCAAGATCTGTCTGGTGCAGTAGTAGAAAGAGCCCTCTCACACATCGATGGGGTGTACAAGATACCGAACATGCACGTCCGTGGTCGTATCTGCAAGACGAACACCGTTTCGAACACCGCTTTCCGTGGCTTCGGCGGCCCTCAGGGTATGTTCTTCGCCGAGTGCATGATATCGGAGGTTGCGGATCATCTTCAGATACCAGTCGAACAACTCCGCTGGCAGAATATGTACAAGCCTGGTGACAAAACCCACTACAATCAGGAGCTGAAGGATTGGCATGTGCCGTTGATGTATAAGCAAGTTATGGATGAGAGCTCGTACGAGGAGCGACGGAAGGCTGTGGAGGAGTATAACAAGAAGCACAAGTGGTCGAAGCGTGGAATGGCCCTCATCCCTACCAAGTTCGGTATCTCTTTCACAGCCCTTTTCCTGAACCAGGCTGGCGCACTGGTGCATATCTATCACGACGGAAGTGTCCTTGTGGCTCACGGTGGAGTGGAGATGGGTCAAGGGCTACATACCAAGATGACTATGATTGCGGCTGAAGCATTGGGTGTGCCTCAATCCAACGTCTTTATCTCGGAGACTGCCACAAATACTGTGGCCAACACATCGTCCACGGCTGCGTCGGCCAGTTCTGATCTCAATGGCTACGCCATCTACAATGCCTGCGAGCAGCTCAATGAACGTCTTCGGCCGTACCGGGAGAAGATGCCGGGAGCACCTATGAAGGACCTTGCTCACGCGGCCTACTTTGACCGGGTCAACCTCTCCGCGCAGGGATACTACCGCACCCCGGACATTGGATACGTGTGGGGCGAGAACAAGGGCCAGATGTTCTTCTACTTTACTCAGGGTGTGACCGCTGCCGAGGTGCAGATTGACACGCTCACAGGCGACTGGACTCCTTTACGTGCTGACATAAAAATGGACGTTGGCCGTACCATCAACCCATCGATCGACTACGGACAGATCGAAGGCGCTTTCATCCAAGGCCAGGGTCTTTTCACCACCGAAGAGAGTCTATGGCACCGGGCCTCGGGACAGATCTTCACCAAGGGACCCGGTAACTACAAGATCCCTGGATTCCGGGATATTCCCCAGATCTTTAACGTCAGTCTGCTAAAGGATGTGGAATGGGAGAACCTGCGCACTATCCAGCGATCTCGTGGTGTCGGTGAGCCGCCGCTGTTCATGGGCAGCGCCGTCTTCTTTGCCATCCGCGATGCGCTCAAGGCAGCGCGCCAGCAATGGAACGTGCAGGAAGTGTTGCGACTAGAGAGTCCAGCGACTCCGGAGCGGATCCGGGTCAGCTGCGCTGATCCGATTATTGAAAGGGCGCGCGTAATGCCAAAGGACGGTGAGAAGAGTTTCTTTGTAGCGATATAA